A single genomic interval of Aureliella helgolandensis harbors:
- a CDS encoding porin, whose amino-acid sequence MKITKLALSAAIAATCLGGAAFAASPAQQPASDYEYYAAQPAPVTTAAAVRSQYAAVIPASSSCGDAPVSCCDTSGINACDSMGGFLGGGCDSASGCSDEPWKLFQNDVLGFTIGGWSQVGYHTYNNSLFNNRANNVELQQAWMYAERVADGSNGLGFGGRIDYIYGTDGPNTQSFGPGNGHWDNTWDNGVGDAGYGHAIPQLYVEAAYGDLSVKVGHFFTLIGYEVVGATGNFFYSHSYTMNNSEPFTHTGALAQYQASDKLTLYGGYVLGWDSAFEDNGDAFLGGSSYDYSDNVNITGQFMFGRFANDEVGYMSSTVISSQLTDNWQHVLWIDLLDTDGTGRSTERETFDVNNYLLYTINDQVTWGQRLEWYNVDKGIYGVNAGRSDIYAYTTGINYAPTSNLMFRPEIRWDWDKDNVAGNELGSSQTTFGTDMIFTF is encoded by the coding sequence ATGAAGATTACCAAGTTGGCCTTGTCCGCAGCGATAGCTGCGACTTGCTTGGGGGGAGCTGCTTTCGCTGCTTCGCCTGCTCAACAACCAGCTAGTGACTACGAATACTACGCTGCTCAACCTGCACCTGTTACCACCGCGGCTGCTGTGCGCAGCCAGTACGCGGCAGTCATTCCAGCTTCCTCAAGCTGTGGCGACGCTCCGGTAAGCTGTTGTGATACCAGCGGAATCAATGCCTGCGACAGCATGGGCGGATTCCTGGGCGGCGGATGCGATTCTGCCAGCGGTTGCAGCGACGAACCTTGGAAGCTATTCCAAAACGATGTGCTAGGCTTCACCATCGGTGGCTGGTCGCAAGTCGGCTACCACACCTACAACAACAGCTTGTTCAACAACCGTGCCAATAATGTCGAATTGCAGCAAGCTTGGATGTACGCCGAACGCGTAGCGGACGGCAGCAACGGGCTGGGCTTCGGTGGTCGCATTGACTACATTTACGGTACAGATGGACCTAACACGCAGTCCTTCGGTCCTGGCAATGGTCACTGGGACAATACTTGGGATAATGGGGTTGGGGATGCCGGCTACGGCCATGCAATTCCTCAGCTTTACGTAGAAGCCGCCTACGGCGACCTGTCGGTCAAAGTGGGACACTTCTTCACGCTGATTGGTTACGAAGTGGTTGGAGCGACTGGAAACTTCTTCTACTCGCACAGCTATACCATGAACAACAGCGAGCCGTTTACCCATACCGGTGCTCTGGCGCAATACCAAGCCAGCGACAAGCTGACCCTCTACGGTGGATACGTTCTCGGTTGGGACAGCGCGTTTGAAGACAATGGCGACGCCTTCCTGGGTGGATCGTCTTATGACTACAGCGACAACGTCAATATCACTGGTCAATTCATGTTCGGCCGCTTCGCCAATGACGAAGTCGGTTACATGTCCAGCACCGTGATCTCCAGCCAATTGACCGACAATTGGCAGCACGTATTGTGGATTGACCTCCTCGATACCGATGGCACAGGTCGCTCCACCGAACGCGAAACGTTCGATGTCAACAACTACCTGTTGTACACCATCAATGATCAAGTGACTTGGGGACAACGCCTCGAGTGGTACAACGTTGACAAGGGGATCTATGGGGTCAACGCTGGTCGTAGCGACATTTACGCCTACACCACCGGCATCAACTATGCTCCTACTAGCAACCTCATGTTCCGCCCAGAAATTCGCTGGGATTGGGACAAGGATAATGTCGCTGGCAATGAGTTGGGCTCCAGCCAAACTACCTTCGGCACCGACATGATCTTCACCTTCTAA
- the ftsY gene encoding signal recognition particle-docking protein FtsY yields MAFWNKKNKRDGASEADGVSETGSGGILGSIRSALEKTSRALNTDIRDLWKSDGELVNDEFLKKLFAVLVKSDMGGKMATQIRDRIGADFRARKVQFAEVLQTISEEIQTTLEQGGTAIQLAESGPTVILVVGVNGSGKTTSIAKLAYKFTQEGHRVLLGAGDTFRAAAVEQLTVWSERIGCDIVKGQQGADPGTVAFQASLKARDENYDVCIIDTAGRLQTQSNLMQELDKIRRVIAKHIPEAPHEVLLVLDATAGQNAISQARGFSAAAGCTGIVLAKIDGSAKGGVIIPIRQEFDLPVKLVGLGEKLEDLAVFDPQAFATALLDWRD; encoded by the coding sequence ATGGCATTTTGGAATAAGAAGAACAAGCGAGACGGTGCTTCAGAAGCGGACGGCGTTAGCGAGACCGGCAGCGGCGGGATTTTGGGGAGCATCCGTTCGGCGCTTGAGAAAACCAGCCGTGCTCTCAACACTGATATTCGCGATTTGTGGAAGAGCGACGGAGAACTCGTCAACGACGAATTCCTCAAGAAGCTCTTCGCCGTATTGGTGAAGAGTGATATGGGGGGGAAGATGGCGACGCAAATCCGCGATCGCATCGGTGCCGACTTCAGAGCTCGCAAAGTCCAATTTGCGGAAGTATTGCAAACCATTTCGGAGGAAATTCAAACGACCCTGGAGCAAGGGGGGACGGCCATCCAGTTGGCGGAGTCTGGGCCGACGGTGATTTTGGTGGTGGGGGTTAACGGCTCCGGGAAAACTACGTCAATCGCCAAGTTGGCTTACAAGTTCACCCAGGAAGGCCACCGCGTGCTGTTGGGGGCGGGGGATACGTTCCGCGCCGCAGCTGTCGAACAACTAACGGTTTGGTCGGAGCGTATTGGATGCGATATCGTCAAGGGACAGCAGGGGGCGGATCCTGGCACCGTTGCTTTCCAAGCTTCTCTGAAAGCACGCGATGAAAACTACGATGTGTGCATTATCGATACTGCCGGGCGGTTGCAGACGCAGAGCAATCTCATGCAGGAACTCGATAAGATTCGCCGCGTGATTGCCAAGCATATTCCCGAAGCGCCGCATGAAGTGCTGCTCGTGTTGGACGCAACTGCCGGGCAGAATGCGATCAGTCAGGCGCGCGGTTTCTCGGCTGCGGCAGGTTGTACCGGAATCGTCTTAGCCAAGATTGATGGGTCTGCGAAAGGGGGCGTGATTATCCCCATCCGTCAAGAGTTTGATTTGCCGGTCAAATTGGTTGGGCTAGGAGAAAAACTGGAAGACCTGGCAGTCTTCGATCCGCAGGCGTTTGCCACAGCGCTACTCGATTGGCGAGACTAA
- the miaE gene encoding tRNA-(ms[2]io[6]A)-hydroxylase, with amino-acid sequence MARFSTPVSLRNSARSMLNLQSTSSSRWLDQVDSSLEEILIDHAHCEHKAAATAMSLMGGYIENQELCREMTLIVEEELEHFHLVIQLLKKRGIAFQRQQPGNYGKSLKALVRPNEPQRVVDRLLVAGIIEARSCERFNLLAEHVQDAELAEFYRSLFESEARHHTTYVRLAKQFADDATVKQRLRELASQEAEIIAQGSPLPRMHS; translated from the coding sequence ATGGCTCGCTTTTCCACACCTGTTTCCCTCCGTAATTCCGCGCGTTCCATGCTCAATTTACAAAGCACCTCCAGCTCCCGCTGGCTGGACCAAGTCGATTCCAGTCTGGAAGAAATCTTGATCGACCACGCGCATTGCGAGCACAAAGCGGCCGCTACCGCGATGAGCTTGATGGGAGGCTATATTGAGAATCAAGAATTATGCCGCGAAATGACGCTGATCGTGGAAGAGGAATTGGAGCACTTCCATCTCGTTATCCAGCTTCTTAAGAAACGCGGGATTGCATTCCAGCGGCAGCAGCCGGGCAACTACGGAAAGTCCCTGAAAGCCCTAGTCCGTCCCAACGAACCGCAGCGAGTGGTCGACCGCTTGCTGGTCGCTGGCATTATTGAAGCGCGCAGCTGCGAACGATTCAACCTCCTGGCCGAACACGTCCAAGATGCGGAATTGGCAGAATTCTATCGCTCGCTATTCGAATCCGAAGCGCGACATCACACCACCTACGTGCGACTTGCGAAACAGTTCGCGGACGACGCCACCGTCAAGCAACGGCTGCGCGAGCTCGCCTCTCAAGAAGCAGAGATCATCGCGCAGGGTAGCCCCCTACCTCGCATGCACAGTTAG
- the mtnB gene encoding methylthioribulose 1-phosphate dehydratase — MSISTESDFPAHLQPYAEQIDGLREVGRVFWERGWSVGTSSNYSVVVDRNPTKILVTASGKHKGRLSRADFVLVDSHGEPIQAEQPKSSAETLLHCVAAEDSSVGAILHTHSVWSTVLSDRFSAQGGILLEGYEMLKGLSGVTTHEHAEWLPIFENTQHIPDLAAKVKAAMQSPEQPLTHGYIIRKHGIYTWGQDLDEAFRQIEILEFLLECVARTGALS; from the coding sequence ATGAGCATTTCTACTGAATCTGACTTTCCCGCCCACTTGCAACCCTATGCTGAACAGATCGACGGGCTACGTGAAGTGGGGCGTGTATTCTGGGAGCGTGGCTGGAGTGTAGGCACCAGCAGCAACTACAGCGTCGTCGTCGATCGCAATCCGACCAAGATACTGGTTACCGCCAGCGGCAAGCATAAGGGGCGGTTGAGCCGCGCCGATTTCGTGCTTGTGGACAGCCACGGAGAGCCAATCCAAGCGGAGCAACCCAAGTCATCCGCCGAGACACTCCTACACTGCGTGGCCGCCGAGGACTCCAGTGTTGGGGCCATTCTGCACACCCACAGCGTCTGGTCCACCGTCCTCTCCGATCGCTTCTCGGCCCAGGGCGGCATCCTGCTCGAAGGCTATGAAATGCTCAAAGGACTCAGCGGTGTCACGACACACGAACATGCCGAATGGCTCCCCATCTTTGAGAACACCCAGCATATCCCAGACTTGGCTGCCAAGGTGAAAGCGGCCATGCAATCCCCCGAGCAACCACTAACACATGGTTACATCATACGCAAACATGGAATCTACACTTGGGGCCAAGATCTCGATGAGGCCTTCCGACAAATTGAGATCCTAGAATTCCTACTAGAGTGCGTGGCCCGCACCGGCGCCCTCTCTTAA
- a CDS encoding PEP-CTERM sorting domain-containing protein (PEP-CTERM proteins occur, often in large numbers, in the proteomes of bacteria that also encode an exosortase, a predicted intramembrane cysteine proteinase. The presence of a PEP-CTERM domain at a protein's C-terminus predicts cleavage within the sorting domain, followed by covalent anchoring to some some component of the (usually Gram-negative) cell surface. Many PEP-CTERM proteins exhibit an unusual sequence composition that includes large numbers of potential glycosylation sites. Expression of one such protein has been shown restore the ability of a bacterium to form floc, a type of biofilm.): MLRVLALGVLISTALTSVASAALTLSTEDIFVSEGTQEIVIGLNIAGTDALNGMTLGFGLNDGGTIVGGTETALITGFSLDQTIWDTDTSLGTVVTPALASASASVPFPNGATILNLPGVTPSTSVSANGVAVFLTLDISSKVAGDTILLNPDFIVGNQHFSVLLGPDNTAIELTSRSGLLTVTAVPEPASLTLLTALLGGGFLRRRRS, from the coding sequence ATGTTACGAGTACTTGCACTAGGCGTACTGATTTCTACTGCGTTGACGTCAGTCGCATCCGCGGCGCTCACGCTTTCGACCGAAGATATCTTTGTAAGTGAGGGGACTCAAGAAATTGTCATTGGGCTCAACATTGCGGGCACCGATGCGCTCAATGGCATGACGTTGGGTTTCGGACTTAACGATGGAGGAACAATCGTGGGAGGAACTGAGACGGCGCTGATTACCGGTTTCAGTTTAGATCAGACGATCTGGGATACCGATACCAGTTTAGGTACCGTGGTCACACCTGCCCTCGCCAGTGCTTCAGCCTCAGTTCCGTTTCCCAACGGAGCAACCATCTTGAATCTGCCTGGTGTCACGCCATCTACGTCGGTCTCTGCCAATGGAGTCGCCGTCTTTTTGACGCTGGATATTTCCAGCAAGGTGGCAGGGGACACGATTTTGCTGAATCCTGATTTCATCGTCGGTAACCAGCACTTTTCGGTCCTGCTGGGACCGGATAATACTGCGATTGAACTTACGTCGAGATCTGGATTGCTCACCGTCACGGCGGTACCAGAGCCAGCTTCCCTAACTTTGCTGACAGCTTTGCTAGGTGGTGGATTCCTGCGTCGTCGCCGCTCCTAG